From the genome of Rarobacter incanus, one region includes:
- a CDS encoding D-alanyl-D-alanine carboxypeptidase: MRTKRWVGAAIALALVAQPATAHAATPIWTLSQDAVVRSAVTVGSDQLESVGGEQGVTGPAGAETSDALKADVAKRVAQRVKAGKLGGNSSIKIIDVLTGEEIYSNNAATSRTVASNTKLLTAVAALQTVGGSTRFATKVSRQGKRSIYFESGGDPRLTKAKIKRLAKGTAAILKKRGVKRGTITVRLDDTIFTGATKHATWRQGGYNLATIQPVRGTAIAGVRSADSAAAAARLFASYLDRSLPTKVKVRYAGRKATPAAAKAVAAVSSSTVRTLVKRMLLRSDNQVAEVLHRHIGIAAGQAGSFAGGAAGTLAAIRALGVPTAGVSLKDGSGLSPRDTMSAEFLVSLLAVIADPANKALRPILYSGTALPTSGLSGTLIKGYGRFTSSKSKCAVGAVAAKTGTLDYEIALSGFTVGSDGRLKALSIAVNSVRGAAKTKARIAMDEVAAAVAGSCAADS; the protein is encoded by the coding sequence ATGAGAACTAAGCGATGGGTGGGCGCCGCGATCGCCCTGGCACTAGTGGCGCAGCCCGCCACGGCGCACGCGGCCACACCGATTTGGACGCTCTCCCAAGATGCGGTCGTGCGTTCGGCGGTGACGGTCGGCTCGGACCAACTCGAATCTGTCGGCGGCGAACAGGGCGTAACCGGCCCCGCGGGCGCCGAAACGTCCGACGCGCTCAAGGCGGACGTGGCGAAACGGGTCGCGCAGCGGGTCAAAGCCGGAAAACTAGGGGGGAACTCGTCCATAAAAATCATCGACGTGCTCACGGGCGAGGAAATATATAGCAACAATGCCGCCACGTCGCGCACCGTCGCATCCAACACGAAACTGCTCACGGCCGTCGCGGCGTTGCAGACGGTGGGTGGTTCGACGCGATTTGCGACGAAGGTGTCGCGGCAGGGCAAACGATCGATCTATTTCGAGTCGGGCGGCGACCCGCGGTTGACCAAGGCCAAGATCAAACGACTCGCGAAGGGCACGGCCGCAATCCTGAAGAAGCGCGGGGTGAAGAGAGGAACCATTACGGTCCGCCTCGATGACACGATCTTTACGGGCGCGACCAAGCACGCGACCTGGAGGCAGGGAGGCTACAACCTGGCAACGATCCAACCCGTGCGGGGAACCGCGATCGCGGGGGTCCGGTCCGCCGATTCTGCCGCCGCAGCGGCCCGGCTCTTCGCCAGCTACCTGGACCGATCGCTTCCCACCAAGGTCAAGGTGCGGTACGCGGGGCGCAAGGCGACGCCCGCCGCCGCCAAGGCGGTGGCCGCGGTATCCAGCTCAACCGTGCGCACCCTGGTCAAACGCATGCTGCTGCGCTCGGACAACCAGGTTGCGGAGGTGCTGCACCGGCACATTGGGATCGCCGCGGGCCAAGCGGGTAGCTTTGCGGGCGGGGCCGCGGGCACACTGGCGGCGATACGAGCCTTGGGGGTGCCCACCGCGGGCGTCTCGCTGAAGGACGGATCGGGGCTGTCGCCGCGGGACACCATGTCGGCGGAGTTCTTGGTTTCGCTGCTGGCGGTCATCGCCGATCCCGCCAACAAGGCGCTGCGCCCGATCCTGTATTCCGGCACCGCGCTGCCAACGTCCGGCCTGAGCGGCACCCTCATCAAGGGATACGGCCGGTTCACATCGTCCAAGTCAAAGTGCGCGGTCGGGGCGGTCGCGGCAAAGACCGGAACGCTCGACTACGAGATTGCCCTATCCGGGTTCACCGTGGGTTCCGACGGCCGGCTCAAAGCTCTATCGATAGCGGTCAATTCCGTGCGGGGTGCGGCGAAAACCAAGGCGCGGATCGCCATGGATGAGGTGGCGGCCGCGGTAGCGGGATCGTGCGCCGCCGACTCGTGA
- a CDS encoding heme ABC transporter ATP-binding protein codes for MTEPLAGPAIHAAGVTVKIGDRTILDDVSLDIAAGEMVALVGPNGAGKSTLLAVLAGDRTPTSGSVVLGGIDPHRASPKTTARRRAVLLQDQQVAFPFRAREVVRMGRSPWRGTRAERDDERVVDAAMRVADLESLAEQPFGTMSGGERARTGFARTLAHGTGIQFLDEPTAALDIHHQERVLHQARRGVRRGMTSVVVLHDLALAAAYADRIAVMAAGRLRAFGRPREVLTPQLLSEIYQHPVDVIEHPTTGAILIAPLRYSAEEWQE; via the coding sequence GTGACCGAACCACTCGCGGGGCCGGCGATCCACGCCGCCGGCGTCACCGTAAAGATCGGCGACCGGACGATCCTGGATGATGTCAGCCTGGACATCGCCGCCGGTGAAATGGTGGCATTGGTGGGGCCGAACGGGGCCGGGAAGTCCACGCTTCTCGCGGTGCTGGCCGGTGACCGTACCCCGACCAGTGGGTCCGTCGTGCTCGGCGGAATCGACCCGCACCGGGCGTCGCCGAAAACCACCGCCCGCCGCCGCGCCGTGCTGCTCCAGGACCAACAGGTGGCCTTCCCCTTCCGTGCGCGCGAGGTGGTGCGCATGGGACGCTCCCCGTGGCGCGGGACAAGGGCCGAGCGGGACGACGAGCGGGTCGTCGACGCCGCCATGCGGGTGGCGGACCTGGAATCGCTTGCGGAGCAGCCTTTCGGAACCATGTCGGGGGGCGAAAGGGCCCGCACGGGGTTTGCGCGCACGCTCGCGCACGGCACGGGGATCCAATTTTTGGACGAGCCCACCGCGGCCCTTGACATCCACCACCAAGAGCGAGTGTTGCACCAGGCGCGCCGCGGTGTCCGTCGCGGCATGACGAGCGTTGTTGTGCTGCACGACCTGGCGCTGGCGGCGGCCTACGCCGACCGGATCGCGGTCATGGCGGCGGGGCGACTGCGCGCCTTCGGCCGTCCGCGGGAGGTGCTGACGCCGCAGTTGCTCTCCGAGATTTATCAACACCCCGTGGACGTCATTGAACACCCGACCACTGGCGCGATCTTGATCGCGCCCCTTCGTTACAGCGCTGAAGAATGGCAGGAATAG
- a CDS encoding Ig-like domain repeat protein: MTSLMKNAWRAGAAVVATAALALGGIAPAAMADEAQSGGRVVTSGGFAWKISEQIAEHMNTKTASGDATVDATSGVVTFAKGTGSIDVAAGTGSLQYSGTVKEAFVNGSTEYYSVTIANPKVDFLGDGKGALSATVSSASAQLGPSPAASTEPSVVKIADLTDVSVALDGTTFTIAATPAWDGVVEPGSQAATDLGLPAGQPYEGQSFAPEFLGALVSGVRAHFYASKDPQHATSGTANAAANEKKRPASLGLTASAAPGLTSVSLKMTSQTAGTLTVTGANFNPVTNGGDDGIYVGVAPAGGLPDVSSQTGMANFAGAAWVRAKEITDGAFTASVPLSLDDLDPKLAYSIYTWQAHTHSNTSQDTETALNLAPVITAQPTVVTTFVGEPAKLTFTDNGLADTFQWQAKAPEGDWADIEGGTAKFLQVQPTQDNFAATYRVVATGKFGSVTSEPFAIATVERPEAPTITDVSVVKESTSGITIAVAGRDFTPNTFPGDAGIYVAVGEAGGLPDVSSREAMAEFAGYTSVPEAGITGGKLAASVEVPFSGLDLTKSYSVYTWQAHTHSNDSQDTETPIDIMGSLTAVSFSEQPADQTILDGQSAEFSVQAAGSGELSYQWQNSTDGGANWTDISGATASVYATGKLATIASGQLFRVAVTGFLGTQTSDAAKLTVKDLPVPTITATASPGTYGKATKVSVSVKAGASNTTGTVTLKNGSVVLGTAGVINGSATLTIKATALKPGTHALTVSYSGNELVAGASASPKVTIAKAKATITAKLAKRSIKVKKKSTVNIAVKASGVSGISGKATVTWKGTKGAAKGKKFTKSVTVKNGKAKVTRKLAKKGTYKVSVAFKKTSLVSAATKSAGKLKVT, encoded by the coding sequence GTGACTTCATTGATGAAGAATGCCTGGCGTGCCGGGGCGGCTGTTGTCGCAACCGCGGCGCTAGCCCTCGGGGGGATCGCCCCCGCGGCCATGGCCGACGAAGCTCAAAGCGGTGGCCGCGTTGTAACGAGTGGCGGTTTCGCCTGGAAGATTTCTGAGCAAATCGCAGAGCACATGAACACCAAAACCGCATCAGGCGATGCCACCGTTGACGCCACGTCAGGTGTGGTCACCTTCGCCAAGGGAACGGGCTCTATCGATGTCGCGGCGGGGACCGGATCGCTTCAGTACAGTGGCACTGTCAAGGAAGCATTTGTCAACGGTAGTACAGAGTATTACTCAGTTACCATTGCGAACCCAAAGGTTGATTTCCTCGGCGATGGCAAGGGTGCGCTGAGCGCCACTGTCAGTTCTGCATCGGCACAGTTGGGTCCATCTCCCGCTGCCAGCACCGAACCTTCGGTTGTCAAGATCGCTGATCTCACTGACGTGTCGGTCGCGCTCGACGGGACTACCTTCACCATCGCTGCTACGCCGGCCTGGGACGGTGTTGTGGAACCAGGATCGCAAGCGGCGACCGACCTTGGGCTCCCAGCCGGTCAACCCTATGAAGGCCAATCCTTCGCTCCAGAATTCCTCGGTGCTTTGGTTTCGGGAGTCAGGGCGCATTTCTACGCCTCTAAGGACCCACAGCATGCGACAAGCGGCACAGCTAACGCCGCTGCCAACGAAAAGAAGCGTCCCGCCTCGCTCGGTCTGACAGCATCCGCCGCCCCCGGGCTCACCTCCGTCTCTTTGAAAATGACGAGCCAGACTGCGGGCACGCTCACAGTGACTGGCGCGAACTTCAACCCCGTCACTAACGGGGGGGACGACGGCATCTACGTCGGCGTCGCGCCCGCGGGCGGTCTTCCAGACGTTTCTTCGCAAACCGGCATGGCGAACTTCGCTGGAGCTGCCTGGGTCAGGGCGAAGGAGATCACGGATGGGGCATTCACTGCGTCGGTTCCGCTCTCCCTCGACGATCTGGATCCCAAGCTTGCCTACAGCATCTACACCTGGCAGGCGCACACCCACTCGAACACGTCGCAGGACACCGAAACGGCACTCAATCTTGCACCTGTTATCACCGCGCAGCCCACGGTGGTCACGACGTTCGTTGGCGAGCCGGCGAAGCTGACCTTCACGGATAATGGGTTGGCAGACACCTTCCAGTGGCAGGCCAAGGCTCCTGAGGGCGATTGGGCCGACATCGAAGGCGGCACTGCAAAGTTCTTGCAGGTGCAGCCCACGCAGGACAACTTTGCGGCCACCTACCGGGTGGTCGCTACCGGCAAGTTTGGATCGGTCACCTCCGAGCCGTTCGCGATCGCGACCGTTGAGCGCCCTGAGGCGCCGACTATCACCGACGTCTCGGTGGTTAAGGAATCAACCTCGGGGATCACGATCGCGGTCGCCGGCAGGGACTTTACCCCTAATACGTTCCCCGGCGATGCAGGCATCTACGTCGCCGTTGGCGAGGCAGGCGGCCTGCCCGACGTGTCGAGCCGGGAAGCGATGGCGGAATTTGCCGGTTATACGTCCGTGCCGGAGGCAGGGATCACGGGTGGCAAGCTTGCCGCGTCGGTCGAGGTGCCGTTCAGCGGGCTGGACCTCACCAAGAGCTATTCGGTGTACACCTGGCAGGCGCACACCCACTCCAACGACTCCCAGGACACAGAGACCCCGATTGACATTATGGGTTCCCTGACCGCGGTTTCGTTTAGCGAGCAACCCGCGGATCAGACCATCCTCGACGGGCAGTCGGCAGAATTCAGCGTCCAGGCGGCCGGCAGCGGCGAGCTTTCCTACCAATGGCAAAACTCCACCGATGGCGGAGCGAACTGGACCGACATTTCGGGCGCAACGGCATCGGTCTACGCAACGGGCAAGCTCGCGACAATCGCCTCCGGGCAGCTTTTCCGCGTCGCGGTGACCGGATTCCTAGGTACGCAGACCTCCGATGCCGCAAAGCTCACCGTGAAGGACCTGCCGGTACCGACCATAACCGCCACGGCGTCGCCCGGCACGTACGGAAAGGCGACGAAGGTCTCGGTCAGCGTGAAGGCTGGAGCTTCCAACACCACTGGCACCGTGACGCTGAAGAACGGTTCGGTTGTACTGGGAACTGCCGGGGTAATCAACGGCAGCGCCACACTCACCATCAAGGCGACCGCGCTGAAGCCGGGAACCCACGCACTGACCGTGTCGTACAGCGGTAACGAGCTAGTCGCGGGCGCCAGTGCGTCGCCGAAGGTCACGATCGCGAAGGCTAAGGCAACGATCACTGCCAAGCTGGCCAAGAGGTCGATCAAGGTGAAGAAGAAGTCGACGGTCAACATCGCGGTCAAGGCCAGCGGCGTGAGCGGAATCAGCGGCAAGGCAACGGTTACCTGGAAGGGAACCAAGGGCGCCGCCAAGGGCAAGAAGTTCACCAAGTCCGTGACCGTGAAGAATGGCAAGGCGAAGGTGACTCGCAAGCTCGCTAAGAAGGGCACCTACAAGGTGTCGGTCGCCTTCAAGAAGACCTCGCTGGTTTCAGCGGCGACGAAATCGGCAGGCAAGCTGAAGGTCACGTAA
- a CDS encoding FadR/GntR family transcriptional regulator codes for MQLSGKTVEAMRQFIVDGTWPVGSKIPTEPALADLLDVGRNTVREAVQSLVHAGLVEKRQGSGTYVVSQDELGPALHRHLGHVSHSDALEARRAIEVEAAWLASQRATESAKIALTMAARELHSLVGDAVDHQHLGRPDVVAADLAFHRALVAASGNSLLLTLHDNLADAIRENIQINLETASQSPERAGELQGTHDAIMHAVIQGDGTGAMDAVRLTLARFLDTAEPDAPR; via the coding sequence ATGCAGCTATCGGGCAAGACCGTTGAGGCTATGCGGCAGTTCATCGTCGACGGGACGTGGCCGGTGGGAAGCAAGATCCCAACCGAGCCCGCATTGGCCGATCTGCTGGACGTGGGCCGCAATACCGTGCGCGAGGCTGTCCAATCCCTTGTGCACGCGGGGCTGGTGGAAAAGCGCCAAGGGTCGGGGACCTACGTTGTCTCGCAGGACGAGCTTGGCCCCGCCCTGCACCGGCATCTGGGGCACGTTTCCCACTCCGACGCCCTGGAGGCGCGGCGGGCCATCGAGGTGGAAGCCGCCTGGTTGGCGTCGCAGCGGGCGACCGAATCCGCCAAGATCGCTCTGACAATGGCCGCCCGCGAGCTGCACTCACTGGTCGGGGACGCCGTCGATCACCAGCACCTGGGCCGCCCCGACGTGGTGGCGGCGGACCTGGCCTTTCACCGCGCGTTGGTGGCGGCGTCGGGGAACTCGTTATTGCTCACACTGCACGACAATTTGGCCGATGCGATCCGCGAAAACATTCAAATCAACCTTGAGACCGCCTCCCAATCGCCCGAACGGGCCGGCGAACTGCAAGGCACCCATGACGCCATCATGCACGCCGTGATCCAGGGCGACGGCACCGGCGCGATGGACGCGGTGCGGCTAACTCTCGCGCGCTTCCTGGACACTGCCGAACCGGATGCGCCGCGGTAG
- a CDS encoding heme/hemin ABC transporter substrate-binding protein gives MAIAARIKKKCRTAVAAVTTVALVAAVAACGTGSGGTGASSAPTTATTATPLNELAVPADPKSLTGPSTATKVSDVIDPIAQNPTPALPATVTDAQGTKVTITDTSRILALDIYGTLAQVVYDLGLGDNVVGRDTSSTFDEIKDLPRVTENGHSLNGESILSLSPTVIITDTSLGPWDVLLQMRDAGVPVVVVDSDRTLENTGTIIKQVANALGLKQQGKELAKRTTDAIDAKIAQIKQIAPSDTVHKLRMAFLYVRGNAGVYYMFGEGSGADSLIEALGGYDVTAETGWTGMRPITDEGLVAAQPDLVLTMSGGLEATGGVDGLLEAVPALAQTPAGANRRIVDMDDSQIMGFGPDSAAVLDSLARAIYAPDSAAESQ, from the coding sequence GTGGCAATAGCCGCACGCATCAAGAAGAAGTGCCGCACCGCAGTAGCGGCCGTCACGACCGTGGCGCTGGTAGCGGCCGTCGCCGCCTGCGGGACCGGGAGTGGGGGGACGGGGGCCTCGTCCGCCCCAACCACGGCCACAACGGCGACCCCCCTGAACGAACTTGCGGTTCCCGCGGACCCCAAATCCCTGACCGGGCCGTCCACCGCGACGAAGGTGAGCGACGTGATCGATCCGATCGCGCAAAACCCCACCCCGGCGCTTCCGGCGACGGTGACCGACGCGCAGGGGACCAAGGTGACGATCACCGATACGTCGCGCATCCTGGCGCTCGACATATACGGCACACTTGCCCAGGTGGTGTACGACCTGGGTCTGGGAGATAACGTGGTCGGTCGCGACACGTCGTCAACCTTCGATGAGATCAAGGACCTGCCCCGGGTCACCGAGAACGGGCACAGCCTCAATGGCGAATCGATCCTCTCGCTTTCCCCGACCGTCATCATCACGGACACCTCCCTGGGGCCCTGGGACGTGCTGCTGCAAATGCGCGACGCGGGCGTGCCGGTCGTGGTCGTCGATTCCGATAGGACCCTGGAAAACACCGGAACGATAATCAAGCAGGTTGCCAACGCCCTGGGGCTGAAACAGCAGGGCAAGGAACTGGCCAAGCGCACCACCGACGCGATCGATGCGAAAATTGCGCAGATCAAGCAAATAGCGCCATCCGATACCGTCCACAAACTGCGGATGGCCTTCCTCTACGTGCGCGGGAACGCCGGGGTCTACTACATGTTCGGGGAAGGATCCGGCGCGGACTCGCTGATCGAGGCGTTGGGCGGCTACGACGTTACCGCCGAAACCGGGTGGACCGGAATGCGGCCGATCACCGATGAAGGGCTGGTCGCGGCCCAGCCGGACCTGGTTCTCACGATGAGCGGCGGGTTGGAGGCAACCGGGGGCGTGGACGGGCTACTCGAGGCGGTTCCTGCGCTGGCCCAGACACCAGCGGGTGCCAACCGCCGCATCGTGGACATGGACGACTCCCAAATCATGGGCTTTGGGCCCGATTCCGCCGCCGTACTCGATTCCCTGGCGCGCGCCATCTACGCCCCCGATTCCGCGGCCGAAAGCCAATGA
- the lysA gene encoding diaminopimelate decarboxylase, with protein MTALVARVWPRETTLGDGGALHLGGQDVRDLAQNFGTPLFVVNEDDFRARARSLREVFQSAFADIGSDVDVYYAGKSFLCTAVAQWVIAEGLRLDTCTGGEMAVARRAGVPGPKMGLHGNNKSDREIATAIEMKVGRIVIDSLAEVGRVAAAARAAGRRVPVMVRVTTGVHAGGHEFISTAHEDQKFGLSLADGSALKAVELVLGNGDDLELLGIHTHIGSQIQDPTAFVVSARKLLAFRALVRDRTGFVMPEVDLGGGFGIAYTKADEPIDSAALARELAQAIDDECSATEITVPRISIEPGRAIAGPSTVTLYSVGVVKPVTVDDGDVKVRTYVSVDGGMSDNIRPALYGAEYTARLANRDSSKVKIRCRVVGKHCESGDIVIPDIDLPADIAPGDLLAVPATGAYGRSMASNYNLIERPAVVAVRGGAARVIVRRETEDDLLATDVGA; from the coding sequence GTGACCGCCCTGGTGGCGCGGGTGTGGCCGCGCGAGACGACGCTGGGCGATGGCGGGGCGCTGCACCTGGGCGGGCAGGACGTCAGGGACCTGGCACAGAACTTCGGAACGCCCCTGTTTGTCGTAAACGAGGACGATTTCAGGGCGCGTGCGCGCTCGCTGCGCGAGGTGTTTCAGTCCGCATTCGCCGACATCGGTTCGGACGTCGATGTGTACTACGCGGGCAAGTCGTTCCTGTGCACCGCCGTCGCGCAGTGGGTCATCGCGGAGGGCCTGAGGCTGGATACCTGCACGGGCGGCGAGATGGCGGTCGCGCGGCGCGCAGGTGTGCCCGGACCGAAGATGGGGCTGCACGGCAACAACAAGTCCGACCGCGAAATCGCGACGGCGATCGAGATGAAGGTGGGCCGGATCGTCATAGATTCGCTGGCCGAGGTGGGCCGGGTCGCCGCCGCGGCGCGGGCGGCCGGTAGGCGCGTGCCCGTGATGGTCCGCGTGACGACGGGCGTTCACGCGGGCGGCCACGAGTTCATTTCAACCGCGCACGAGGATCAAAAATTCGGCCTGTCGCTTGCCGATGGCAGCGCCCTCAAGGCCGTCGAGCTGGTGCTTGGAAACGGCGACGATCTGGAGCTTTTGGGCATCCACACCCACATCGGCTCGCAGATTCAGGACCCGACGGCGTTTGTCGTCTCGGCGCGCAAGTTGCTCGCATTCCGGGCGCTGGTGCGCGACCGCACCGGCTTCGTCATGCCCGAGGTAGATCTTGGTGGCGGGTTTGGCATTGCCTACACCAAGGCGGATGAGCCGATCGACAGCGCCGCCTTGGCGCGCGAATTGGCGCAGGCGATTGATGACGAGTGCTCCGCAACCGAAATAACGGTTCCCCGCATATCGATCGAGCCCGGAAGGGCAATTGCCGGCCCCAGCACGGTCACGCTGTACAGCGTCGGTGTCGTCAAGCCGGTCACGGTGGATGACGGGGACGTCAAGGTGCGGACCTACGTATCCGTCGATGGCGGAATGTCCGACAATATCCGCCCCGCCCTGTACGGGGCCGAATACACCGCGCGGTTGGCCAACCGCGATTCGTCGAAGGTGAAGATTCGTTGCCGGGTGGTGGGGAAGCACTGCGAGTCCGGAGACATTGTCATCCCGGATATCGACCTGCCGGCGGACATTGCCCCCGGGGATCTGCTGGCGGTGCCCGCGACCGGCGCCTACGGGCGCTCGATGGCGTCGAACTACAACCTCATCGAGCGGCCCGCCGTTGTGGCGGTGCGCGGCGGCGCCGCGCGGGTGATCGTCCGGCGTGAGACGGAGGACGACCTGCTGGCGACGGATGTTGGCGCGTAG
- a CDS encoding FecCD family ABC transporter permease: MTEPAARERSASAGELPLGGAGALVSFDEFAAGASIITAQADDRAADRTASTPRWGRAAVVGALLVAALLIMIVISAGSGQLHVPPAEVVGAITSKLGLDWFPVPTHAQGESALFTIRFPRIVMAMLVGAALATAGALMQGVFGNPLAEPGVVGVSSGAALAASSVIVFGITFAGNWTVAVMAFAGGLITSLVVFALARSRGRSEVVTLILTGVAINAFCGAGLAFLTFLGDTQAREQIVFWQLGSLNGTRWQYVAVVAPLVLIGFIASLAMARRLDLLSLGDRVARHLGVNVERLRLLAIVVVALMTGAAVAFCGIISFVGLVVPHIIRMAVGPNHRTLIPLSAVGGALLLVSADLVARTAIPFADLPIGMLTSLVGGPFFFWLLRRTRSRAGGWA; encoded by the coding sequence GTGACCGAACCGGCCGCCAGAGAGCGCAGCGCGAGCGCCGGCGAACTGCCGCTGGGCGGCGCGGGTGCGTTGGTTAGTTTCGACGAGTTCGCCGCGGGCGCATCCATCATCACCGCGCAGGCCGATGATCGCGCCGCGGACCGCACCGCATCGACGCCGCGGTGGGGGCGCGCCGCCGTGGTCGGTGCGTTGCTGGTTGCTGCCCTGCTGATCATGATTGTCATTTCCGCTGGATCCGGGCAACTGCATGTGCCGCCCGCCGAGGTGGTGGGCGCGATCACATCGAAGCTGGGGCTCGATTGGTTCCCCGTCCCCACCCACGCGCAGGGCGAATCCGCGCTGTTCACGATCCGCTTCCCGCGCATCGTTATGGCGATGCTGGTCGGTGCCGCGCTGGCGACGGCCGGTGCCTTAATGCAGGGCGTCTTTGGCAACCCGCTGGCGGAACCGGGGGTCGTCGGCGTTTCGTCCGGCGCCGCGCTGGCCGCCAGCTCGGTGATTGTTTTCGGAATAACCTTCGCGGGCAACTGGACGGTCGCCGTCATGGCCTTCGCGGGGGGGCTGATAACGAGCCTGGTCGTCTTTGCCCTGGCTCGGTCGCGGGGGCGCTCGGAGGTCGTCACCCTCATTCTCACGGGCGTGGCTATCAACGCATTTTGTGGGGCGGGGCTGGCGTTTTTGACATTCTTAGGTGACACGCAAGCTCGCGAACAGATCGTTTTTTGGCAGCTCGGATCGCTCAACGGAACGCGCTGGCAGTACGTGGCAGTCGTGGCCCCGCTGGTCCTGATCGGATTTATCGCGTCGCTGGCCATGGCGCGCCGACTCGATCTGCTGTCGTTGGGGGATCGCGTCGCGCGGCACCTGGGCGTCAACGTCGAACGCCTGCGGCTCCTCGCGATCGTGGTCGTGGCGCTGATGACGGGCGCGGCGGTGGCGTTTTGCGGAATCATCTCCTTTGTTGGGCTTGTCGTGCCGCACATCATCCGCATGGCGGTTGGCCCCAATCACCGCACGCTCATCCCGTTGAGCGCGGTGGGCGGCGCATTATTGCTGGTCAGTGCGGACCTAGTGGCGCGCACCGCAATTCCGTTCGCTGACCTGCCCATCGGGATGCTCACGTCGCTTGTCGGCGGGCCGTTCTTCTTCTGGCTGTTGCGGCGCACCCGTTCGCGGGCTGGGGGCTGGGCGTGA
- the argS gene encoding arginine--tRNA ligase, which translates to MTPEELAGAVRSALTAALTDTPLADDIEGAAARVVLERPKQREHGDWTTNIALQLAKGAGRKPRDLAASIAAALSDVAGVDRVEIAGPGFLNITLSAAAAGELARTIVTRGPDFGRGESLTGQVINMEFVSANPTGPLHIGHTRWAALGDSLVRILRAAGADVTAEYYINDAGSQMDKFGESILARITGGEIPEGGYRGEYITALAERIATEHSSITTLPHGEAVALAREEGYRLQLAEIKDVLRKFGVHFDEWFSERTLHESGAVTGAVDRLREQGHVYDKDGAVWLRTTTFGDDKDRVLIKADGSFTYFAADAAYYLSKKDRGYTRKIYLLGADHHGYVNRLRAISACAGDNPDVNIEILIGQLVSVGGAKLSKRAGNIIELSDLIEWIGTDAVRYSLERYPADTPLSLDGEDLRKKSNDNPVFYVQYAHARTASVRRNAADVGISREQAFAPSLLTDATESTLLAQLADYPRIVAQAAALREPHRIARYVEELAGAYHQWYGACRVTPQGDEPVTDLHRTRLWLNDAVGQVLANGLDLLGVSAPERM; encoded by the coding sequence GTGACTCCCGAGGAACTAGCAGGTGCCGTCCGCAGCGCGTTGACGGCCGCACTGACCGATACCCCCCTGGCCGACGACATCGAGGGCGCCGCCGCGCGCGTCGTTCTTGAACGCCCCAAGCAGCGTGAACACGGTGACTGGACAACGAACATTGCGCTGCAATTGGCGAAGGGTGCGGGGCGCAAGCCGCGTGACCTGGCGGCGTCGATTGCAGCCGCGCTGAGCGACGTCGCTGGGGTCGACCGGGTGGAGATCGCGGGCCCAGGCTTCCTCAACATCACGCTTTCGGCGGCCGCCGCCGGCGAACTGGCGCGCACAATCGTCACCCGCGGGCCCGACTTTGGTCGCGGCGAGTCGCTGACCGGCCAGGTCATCAATATGGAGTTCGTTTCCGCGAACCCGACCGGGCCGCTGCACATCGGGCACACGCGCTGGGCGGCGCTGGGCGATTCGCTGGTGCGCATACTGCGCGCCGCGGGCGCCGATGTCACCGCGGAGTACTACATCAACGACGCCGGCTCGCAGATGGACAAGTTCGGCGAATCCATCCTGGCGCGGATCACCGGCGGTGAGATCCCGGAAGGCGGGTACCGCGGAGAGTACATCACGGCGCTGGCGGAGCGAATCGCGACGGAGCACTCGTCCATAACGACACTGCCGCACGGGGAAGCCGTCGCCTTGGCCCGCGAGGAGGGCTACCGGTTGCAGCTCGCGGAAATAAAGGATGTCCTGCGCAAGTTCGGCGTGCACTTCGATGAGTGGTTTTCGGAGCGGACCCTGCACGAATCGGGCGCAGTCACCGGCGCCGTTGACAGGCTGCGCGAGCAGGGCCACGTCTACGACAAGGATGGCGCGGTGTGGCTGCGCACCACGACATTCGGCGACGACAAGGACCGGGTCCTGATCAAGGCCGACGGCTCCTTCACCTACTTCGCAGCCGACGCCGCGTACTACCTGTCGAAGAAGGACCGCGGCTACACGCGCAAAATCTACCTATTGGGCGCGGACCACCACGGCTACGTGAACCGCCTGCGGGCCATTTCCGCGTGTGCGGGCGATAACCCGGATGTCAACATCGAGATCCTCATCGGGCAGCTGGTGTCCGTGGGCGGAGCCAAACTCTCCAAGCGCGCGGGCAACATTATCGAGCTTTCCGACCTGATCGAGTGGATCGGCACGGACGCGGTGCGCTACTCGCTTGAGCGGTATCCCGCAGACACCCCCTTGTCGCTCGACGGGGAGGACCTGCGCAAAAAATCCAACGACAACCCCGTCTTCTACGTGCAGTACGCGCACGCGCGCACGGCATCGGTGCGACGCAACGCGGCCGATGTCGGCATTAGCAGGGAGCAGGCATTCGCCCCGTCGCTGCTGACCGACGCGACCGAATCGACCCTGCTGGCGCAACTTGCCGATTATCCGCGCATCGTCGCCCAGGCCGCCGCGTTGCGCGAACCGCACCGGATCGCGCGATACGTGGAGGAACTGGCGGGGGCGTACCACCAGTGGTACGGCGCGTGCCGGGTCACCCCGCAGGGCGACGAACCCGTAACGGACCTGCACCGCACGCGCCTGTGGCTCAACGATGCGGTCGGGCAGGTGCTGGCCAACGGGCTGGATCTGCTTGGCGTCAGCGCGCCGGAGCGAATGTGA